The following proteins come from a genomic window of Pirellula staleyi DSM 6068:
- the mtnB gene encoding methylthioribulose 1-phosphate dehydratase codes for MNGVEGLAPYRPQIDALRDVGQMLWQRGWSVGTSSNYSVVVGRDPLRILITASGKDKGRLGPDDFVVVGDDGRGAWPGQAKSSAETLLHVVAAQQPGVGAVLHTHSVWCTLLSDYFFSQGGLVLEGYEMLKGFAGVTTHETRAWIEIFENTQDIPSLAEKVRERMTDVASPMKFGYLIRKHGLYTWGVDLEETRRHIEVMEFLLECTGRKLLLEGAISAAVVA; via the coding sequence GTGAATGGCGTGGAAGGACTGGCTCCCTATCGGCCGCAAATCGATGCCCTGCGCGACGTGGGGCAGATGCTTTGGCAGCGTGGCTGGTCGGTCGGTACGAGCAGCAACTACAGCGTGGTGGTGGGGCGCGATCCGCTGCGCATTCTGATTACCGCCAGTGGCAAGGATAAGGGGCGACTCGGTCCCGATGATTTCGTGGTCGTAGGAGACGACGGACGCGGCGCTTGGCCAGGACAAGCCAAGTCCTCTGCCGAAACGCTGCTGCACGTCGTAGCAGCCCAGCAGCCGGGCGTTGGAGCAGTGCTGCACACCCATTCGGTCTGGTGCACGTTGCTTTCGGACTACTTTTTTTCGCAAGGTGGTCTCGTCCTCGAAGGGTACGAGATGCTGAAAGGTTTCGCCGGGGTCACCACCCACGAAACGCGTGCCTGGATCGAGATTTTCGAGAATACGCAAGACATTCCTTCGCTGGCCGAAAAAGTCCGCGAGCGGATGACCGATGTCGCTAGCCCGATGAAGTTTGGCTACCTCATTCGTAAGCATGGCCTCTACACCTGGGGTGTCGATCTCGAGGAAACGCGACGGCATATCGAAGTGATGGAATTTCTGCTCGAATGCACTGGTCGTAAGCTGCTGCTCGAAGGAGCCATCTCCGCTGCCGTCGTGGCATAG
- a CDS encoding cupin domain-containing protein: MARIRIQDENREITGAEAIREFLKPFGIWYEKWDVAGRIGPDATNEEILAAYAPEIERLKVAGNFVTADVINVNPGTPGLDGMLAKFCKEHTHSEDEVRFTVKGSGVFHIHPEGGPVFAVQVEAGDLINVPMGTKHWFDLCSDKTIRCIRLFQDMSGWAPHYVESGVHERYQPLCMGPAYLPAAGIDSVVKL; this comes from the coding sequence ATGGCCCGAATTCGAATTCAAGACGAGAATCGCGAAATTACCGGTGCAGAAGCGATTCGCGAGTTTCTCAAGCCGTTTGGCATTTGGTACGAGAAGTGGGATGTCGCCGGACGGATCGGTCCTGACGCTACGAACGAAGAGATCCTGGCCGCTTATGCCCCAGAGATCGAGCGGCTGAAGGTGGCCGGAAATTTTGTGACAGCCGACGTCATCAACGTCAATCCTGGTACGCCCGGGCTCGATGGGATGCTCGCCAAATTCTGCAAAGAACATACCCACAGCGAAGACGAAGTTCGCTTCACGGTGAAGGGGAGTGGTGTGTTTCACATTCATCCCGAAGGTGGGCCGGTTTTTGCCGTCCAAGTCGAAGCGGGGGATTTGATTAACGTTCCGATGGGGACCAAGCATTGGTTCGATCTCTGCAGCGACAAAACGATTCGCTGCATTCGCCTGTTCCAGGACATGTCGGGCTGGGCGCCGCACTACGTTGAATCGGGTGTGCACGAGCGCTATCAGCCGCTCTGCATGGGACCTGCCTATTTGCCAGCCGCCGGTATCGATTCGGTCGTCAAGCTGTAG
- the mtnC gene encoding acireductone synthase, giving the protein MASSVRGILLDIEGTTSSISFVVDVMFPLARRDVRALLDQHFTREDVAKAVQLMESDAGRKLPTPEEVAAEAYRLMDGDVKSTGLKQLQGIVWDDAFVRGQLVAHLYDDVAPALRRWNQSGLDCRIYSSGSIQAQKKFFGYSVAGDLLSLLRGHYDTTTGGKKEAASYTKIASAMSLPPGEILFVSDVVAELDAARAAGMQTRLSLRPGNPSQPPNDHTPISSFEQILVA; this is encoded by the coding sequence ATGGCGTCTAGTGTCCGTGGAATTTTGCTCGATATCGAAGGGACCACCTCTTCGATTTCGTTCGTCGTGGATGTGATGTTTCCACTGGCACGCCGCGACGTGCGAGCACTGCTCGACCAGCATTTCACGCGCGAAGATGTCGCAAAAGCAGTGCAGCTGATGGAGTCAGATGCCGGGCGAAAGTTGCCAACTCCCGAAGAAGTGGCTGCTGAGGCCTATCGGCTGATGGATGGCGACGTGAAGTCGACCGGTCTCAAGCAACTGCAAGGTATTGTGTGGGACGATGCCTTCGTCCGAGGTCAGTTGGTGGCCCATTTGTACGACGATGTTGCCCCAGCACTTCGCCGCTGGAATCAGTCTGGACTGGATTGCCGCATCTATTCGTCGGGAAGCATTCAGGCTCAGAAAAAGTTCTTCGGCTACAGTGTCGCGGGAGATCTGTTGTCGCTCTTGCGGGGGCATTACGACACAACAACTGGCGGCAAGAAGGAAGCCGCGAGCTACACAAAAATTGCCTCCGCTATGAGCTTGCCCCCGGGCGAAATTTTGTTCGTCAGCGACGTGGTGGCAGAACTTGATGCCGCACGTGCCGCCGGAATGCAAACGCGGCTGAGCCTTCGCCCCGGCAACCCGTCACAGCCCCCCAATGATCACACCCCGATCAGCTCTTTCGAACAAATCCTGGTCGCATAA
- the nuoH gene encoding NADH-quinone oxidoreductase subunit NuoH encodes MAEFINVEFLSRVFAPLGWSFAPGSIWGYVLAAAIHIGLLIQVVAVGALVFIWMERKIAGRIQDRLGPTRVGGKFGWLQTLADGLKLIAKEDVTPKDADRLLFKLAPYVSFAASFTAYMALPFSSGWVAQDVNIGVFFIVAVLGLEVFGVILAGYASGSKWSLFGGMREAAQVVSYEVPIGMCIVIPVVILGTMNLVTIGDMQAGWFTNWLIFNDPFTFAVFFVYFTCATASVNRAPFDLAEAESELVAGFHTEYSGLRWSFFFMAEYGSMFLVSGLAAILFFGGWNGPIPLFGPEMLGWAYTPESTSWSILGYIATLAGCVNFIGKTVLFVTVMMWVRWTLPRLRIDQVMTVCLKYCVPLAAFCFIGAVAWRLLELPTPSDIAFLKHHPQGRAAIREGWIMEQARIDATKAAAAKPEEPAEKPAEAPAAEAEKAAAATEPAAREAAVLVKEVAR; translated from the coding sequence GTGGCAGAGTTCATCAACGTTGAGTTCCTCTCACGAGTCTTCGCACCACTCGGATGGTCGTTTGCGCCTGGCTCCATCTGGGGTTACGTGCTGGCGGCTGCCATCCACATCGGCCTACTGATTCAAGTAGTCGCCGTCGGTGCCCTCGTCTTCATCTGGATGGAACGTAAGATCGCCGGTCGTATCCAAGACCGCCTCGGTCCTACTCGCGTCGGTGGTAAGTTCGGCTGGCTGCAGACTTTAGCCGACGGTCTGAAGCTGATTGCCAAGGAAGACGTGACCCCCAAGGACGCCGATCGGCTCCTCTTCAAACTGGCTCCCTACGTCAGCTTCGCGGCCAGTTTCACCGCCTACATGGCTCTCCCATTCTCGAGCGGCTGGGTCGCTCAAGATGTAAACATTGGCGTGTTCTTTATCGTGGCTGTCCTTGGACTTGAAGTGTTTGGCGTGATTCTCGCCGGATACGCTTCGGGGTCAAAATGGTCCCTCTTCGGTGGCATGCGTGAAGCAGCCCAAGTGGTGAGCTACGAAGTTCCAATCGGCATGTGCATCGTGATCCCCGTGGTGATCCTCGGAACGATGAACCTGGTAACGATTGGCGATATGCAAGCTGGCTGGTTCACGAACTGGCTCATCTTCAACGATCCCTTTACCTTCGCAGTCTTTTTTGTCTACTTCACCTGTGCTACGGCCAGCGTGAATCGTGCCCCGTTTGACTTGGCGGAAGCTGAAAGCGAACTTGTGGCCGGTTTCCATACGGAATACTCCGGTCTTCGCTGGAGCTTCTTCTTCATGGCCGAATACGGCTCGATGTTCCTCGTCAGCGGCCTCGCTGCGATTCTGTTCTTCGGCGGTTGGAACGGCCCGATTCCCCTGTTTGGCCCCGAGATGCTCGGCTGGGCCTACACCCCCGAGTCGACCAGTTGGTCGATCCTCGGCTACATCGCGACCCTCGCAGGTTGCGTCAACTTCATTGGCAAAACCGTGCTGTTTGTCACCGTCATGATGTGGGTTCGCTGGACACTGCCACGCCTCCGCATCGACCAAGTGATGACCGTCTGTCTTAAATACTGCGTTCCACTGGCTGCTTTCTGCTTCATCGGAGCTGTGGCTTGGCGTTTGCTGGAACTGCCGACCCCATCAGACATTGCGTTTCTGAAGCATCATCCCCAAGGGCGTGCCGCCATCCGCGAAGGTTGGATCATGGAGCAAGCCCGAATTGATGCAACGAAAGCAGCCGCTGCTAAGCCCGAAGAACCTGCCGAGAAACCTGCGGAAGCTCCTGCCGCTGAAGCTGAAAAAGCTGCTGCCGCCACCGAGCCTGCTGCTCGCGAAGCTGCTGTGCTGGTGAAGGAGGTGGCCCGATGA
- a CDS encoding NADH-quinone oxidoreductase subunit J codes for MNLAAQSISSMIPLDSLLLASVNWHSTLFVLFALLACGFAIAVAASSNIVRMAFYLTLSLGATSGLFFLAGAEFVGAMQLMIYVGGTLVLLIFGVMLTAQARFVSMQTSAGEWVLAAVLGSSLLLLLFRSALGVPSWTTPRPDPENVVLADAHTSTEIGTALAGVRVDKLEQANEALIPGMAGYLMPFVVISMHLLVVLIGAGYMARTKRARSKSSYLYSPAHPQASLRKWSFPILGGLASAGLVNAALAVVAFSLASGSVSASADDPSAPAKAIAAVNGIFASSPAWLLPILGLLFALNVLLAIVTYLWQKWGAVGLVVVPVLIGVLLVSGGVVSWVAAAIAVALLAPAAMLVALLCATGKPTAWELME; via the coding sequence ATGAACCTCGCCGCTCAATCGATCTCCTCCATGATTCCGCTCGACTCGCTTCTGCTCGCCTCGGTCAACTGGCACAGCACACTGTTTGTTCTGTTCGCGCTCCTGGCGTGTGGCTTCGCCATCGCTGTGGCAGCCAGCAGCAACATTGTGCGGATGGCTTTTTACCTCACACTTTCGCTCGGCGCTACCTCGGGGCTCTTCTTCCTCGCTGGAGCAGAATTCGTCGGCGCGATGCAGCTGATGATCTACGTCGGCGGAACCCTCGTTCTGCTGATCTTCGGCGTCATGCTCACCGCACAAGCTCGCTTCGTCTCGATGCAAACATCGGCTGGCGAATGGGTTCTGGCAGCAGTACTCGGCAGCTCACTCTTGCTGCTCCTGTTCCGCTCAGCCCTGGGCGTCCCATCTTGGACCACTCCCCGCCCCGATCCTGAGAACGTCGTCCTGGCCGATGCCCACACCAGTACCGAAATCGGCACTGCCCTCGCTGGTGTTCGCGTCGACAAGCTCGAGCAAGCTAACGAAGCTTTGATACCCGGCATGGCTGGCTACCTGATGCCCTTCGTAGTCATCTCGATGCACCTGCTCGTCGTTTTGATCGGTGCCGGTTACATGGCCCGTACGAAGCGTGCTCGCTCGAAGTCTTCCTATCTTTACTCGCCTGCCCATCCGCAAGCTTCCTTGCGGAAGTGGAGTTTCCCGATTCTCGGGGGACTCGCTTCGGCTGGACTCGTAAATGCAGCCCTCGCAGTCGTTGCCTTTTCGCTCGCTTCGGGATCAGTTTCAGCCTCCGCTGACGACCCCTCAGCGCCAGCCAAGGCGATTGCTGCCGTTAACGGAATTTTTGCTTCGTCTCCCGCTTGGCTGTTGCCAATTCTCGGACTTCTGTTCGCCCTCAACGTACTCCTCGCCATTGTCACTTATTTGTGGCAAAAGTGGGGCGCTGTGGGACTAGTAGTGGTTCCCGTACTGATTGGCGTCCTGCTCGTAAGTGGTGGTGTGGTGAGCTGGGTTGCTGCGGCTATTGCCGTCGCACTGCTGGCTCCCGCCGCAATGCTGGTGGCACTCCTCTGTGCGACTGGCAAACCAACCGCTTGGGAATTGATGGAATAA
- the nuoK gene encoding NADH-quinone oxidoreductase subunit NuoK, translating into MNPFTQPLTVSHYLLVGAVLFVTGVICMATKRNALGVLMGIELVLNGANINFVAFGSRFFRSESLGLDGELMALFVIVLAAAEAAVALAIALNFYNNHSTIDVDQADELKG; encoded by the coding sequence ATGAATCCATTCACGCAACCACTCACTGTGTCGCACTACTTGCTAGTCGGCGCGGTGCTATTTGTCACGGGCGTGATCTGCATGGCCACCAAGCGCAACGCGCTCGGGGTGCTGATGGGGATCGAGCTTGTGCTCAACGGCGCGAACATTAACTTCGTCGCCTTTGGTAGTCGATTTTTTCGCAGCGAATCGCTCGGCCTCGATGGCGAGCTGATGGCATTGTTTGTCATCGTTTTGGCTGCAGCTGAGGCCGCCGTCGCACTTGCGATTGCCCTCAACTTCTACAACAACCATTCCACGATCGACGTGGATCAAGCCGACGAGTTGAAGGGCTGA
- a CDS encoding proton-conducting transporter membrane subunit gives MEPSLLPYILLLAVVLPLASFFTILLFANQLGKMAAWIATGAIASAAILSFLAMFGIWLPNHWPASSSHHGHAEHGEADHHDEHHGEGEHGDEHHGEKPHGDAKPAGEKHAATEGLVVRPAAYLVEEAKPAEAKADAHKAEEHKTEHAAAGHTHSEHGDEDHSHDNHAHAEGPITYSGEYYLLGKFGNLRMSISYYIDALTISMFCMVTLIATCIHFYAMGYMHDELAPITDKEVTLSNGKTLRRPGRFPRFFQALSLFCFSMLGLVLSGNIAMVFCFWELVGICSWFLIGFYIERNSASTAANKAFIANRVGDFGMIIGLMALWASLGTFAFGDIDLDGDKTVTSIEQGIFSKVRPASTGHTLEVPAAMVEFSARDKVAAIVLDHVKSGGSVEDSSSEVAAQVPLWRSEGFGYGLLVVAGLGIFCGCVGKSAQFPLHVWLPDAMEGPTPVSALVHSATMVAAGVYLVGRFYPVFPPETLLVIASVGCITLFIGATIAITATDIKRVLAYSTISQLGYMMLALGVGGWAAGLAHLVTHAFFKSLLFMCSGSVIHAVHTNDMRRMGGLIKKMPITALTMLIGCLAIAGCGVPFIIGFSGYYSKDAILEQAYSLATVNGTASSSIFFLAATGGAAITAFYMFRMWFLTFVGKPRDQEAYDHAHESPPVMFMPLVILSVFAISIAWNINLIGFGLVAAAFFIVKGVQDGWFKSLSAQLAAAGHDDHAHGDHGNDSHADHGHDNHGHGEHGHDEHSHDDHGHAASHAHHDDHGHQEHGHGDHGHDAHDDHGHDHAHAGHHGGGEWQGLSWAWVGTMLACSVIGGLLIQPLVPSTKLDTLNLTDLLEQARPAGTLSAMKGQWIGWTWPNEHDSHVAAIKVPVTLMATGTWIGGILLASMIYWFGYLKAEDARRQFAYLYSLLVNKWYFDELYAFIFVKPTLVLSKVFSGLDKNYIDKFLDGVATTTVGFSKRFEFVADRTIVDGLVNVLAGWCYATGLSLKSVQTGKLRQYVMFIVVGAVAVFVVISFFWSPSIAGVTGK, from the coding sequence ATGGAACCGTCACTGCTTCCGTACATCCTGCTGCTCGCGGTAGTCCTGCCGCTGGCGTCATTCTTCACCATCCTGCTATTTGCCAACCAACTTGGCAAAATGGCGGCCTGGATCGCTACCGGTGCGATCGCGAGTGCGGCAATCTTGTCGTTCTTGGCGATGTTCGGCATCTGGCTACCGAACCACTGGCCCGCCAGCAGTTCGCACCATGGCCATGCCGAGCATGGTGAAGCCGATCACCATGACGAGCATCATGGCGAAGGTGAACATGGCGACGAACATCACGGCGAAAAGCCACACGGCGATGCCAAGCCTGCAGGCGAAAAACATGCTGCCACCGAGGGGCTTGTGGTTCGCCCAGCCGCTTACTTGGTCGAAGAAGCCAAGCCTGCTGAAGCCAAAGCCGACGCTCACAAGGCTGAAGAGCACAAAACCGAGCACGCCGCCGCAGGTCACACTCATAGCGAGCATGGCGACGAGGACCACAGTCATGACAATCACGCGCACGCCGAAGGTCCAATCACTTACTCAGGCGAATACTACCTGCTCGGTAAGTTTGGCAATCTGCGGATGTCGATCAGCTACTACATCGACGCTCTGACGATCAGCATGTTCTGCATGGTTACGCTCATTGCCACCTGTATCCATTTCTACGCGATGGGATACATGCACGATGAACTCGCCCCCATCACCGATAAAGAAGTCACCCTCAGCAATGGCAAGACGCTCCGTCGTCCTGGCCGCTTTCCACGATTCTTCCAAGCTCTGTCGCTCTTCTGCTTCAGCATGCTTGGGCTCGTGCTCTCCGGCAACATTGCGATGGTCTTCTGCTTCTGGGAACTGGTCGGCATCTGCTCGTGGTTCCTGATCGGGTTCTACATCGAACGCAACAGTGCCTCGACAGCCGCGAACAAAGCATTCATCGCCAACCGCGTTGGCGACTTCGGCATGATCATCGGTCTGATGGCTCTCTGGGCCAGCCTTGGCACCTTTGCCTTCGGTGACATCGATCTCGATGGAGACAAAACGGTCACCTCGATCGAACAAGGGATCTTCAGCAAGGTTCGTCCTGCGTCGACCGGACATACTCTCGAAGTTCCAGCCGCTATGGTCGAGTTTTCGGCCCGCGATAAAGTGGCTGCGATTGTTCTCGATCACGTCAAATCGGGCGGATCCGTGGAAGATAGCTCTTCCGAAGTAGCGGCTCAGGTTCCTCTGTGGCGAAGCGAAGGTTTTGGCTACGGCCTGCTAGTCGTCGCTGGACTCGGTATCTTCTGCGGTTGTGTGGGTAAATCGGCCCAGTTCCCGCTGCATGTCTGGCTCCCCGACGCGATGGAAGGTCCCACCCCGGTTTCAGCCCTCGTGCACTCGGCGACGATGGTGGCTGCTGGCGTCTATTTGGTCGGCCGCTTCTATCCCGTCTTTCCACCAGAAACCCTCCTGGTGATCGCTTCGGTTGGTTGCATCACGCTCTTCATTGGAGCCACGATTGCCATCACCGCCACCGATATTAAGCGGGTCCTTGCGTACTCGACGATCAGCCAACTGGGCTACATGATGCTCGCGCTCGGTGTTGGTGGTTGGGCTGCTGGCCTGGCTCACTTGGTCACCCACGCGTTCTTCAAGAGCCTCCTCTTCATGTGCTCAGGTTCGGTGATTCACGCCGTTCACACCAACGACATGCGTCGCATGGGTGGCCTGATTAAGAAAATGCCGATCACCGCCCTGACGATGCTCATCGGCTGCCTCGCCATCGCTGGCTGCGGCGTCCCCTTCATCATCGGCTTCAGCGGCTACTATTCGAAGGATGCGATCCTCGAGCAGGCCTATTCGCTGGCGACAGTCAACGGAACCGCCTCTTCGAGCATCTTCTTCCTAGCTGCCACTGGCGGTGCCGCAATCACAGCGTTCTACATGTTCCGCATGTGGTTCCTGACTTTTGTCGGCAAGCCTCGCGATCAAGAAGCGTACGATCACGCCCATGAATCTCCCCCTGTGATGTTCATGCCGCTGGTGATCCTCTCGGTCTTCGCGATCAGCATCGCGTGGAACATCAACCTCATCGGCTTCGGACTCGTCGCTGCCGCCTTCTTCATCGTGAAGGGTGTGCAAGATGGCTGGTTCAAATCGCTCTCGGCACAACTGGCTGCTGCGGGGCACGACGATCATGCCCATGGCGATCATGGAAACGATTCGCATGCTGATCATGGTCACGACAATCACGGTCATGGCGAACATGGCCACGATGAGCACTCGCATGATGACCACGGTCATGCAGCGAGCCACGCTCATCACGATGATCACGGCCATCAGGAACATGGGCATGGTGATCACGGTCATGATGCACACGACGATCACGGCCATGATCATGCCCACGCTGGCCATCATGGCGGCGGAGAGTGGCAAGGTCTTTCGTGGGCCTGGGTCGGTACGATGCTCGCTTGCTCGGTGATCGGCGGTCTCCTGATCCAGCCGCTAGTTCCCAGCACAAAGCTCGACACGCTCAACCTCACCGACCTGCTCGAACAAGCTCGCCCAGCAGGTACCTTGTCGGCGATGAAGGGACAGTGGATCGGCTGGACTTGGCCCAACGAACACGACAGCCACGTCGCTGCCATTAAGGTTCCTGTCACGTTGATGGCTACCGGCACCTGGATTGGCGGCATCCTGCTCGCCTCGATGATCTACTGGTTTGGTTACCTCAAGGCTGAAGATGCTCGCCGTCAGTTTGCTTACCTCTATTCACTCCTGGTGAACAAGTGGTACTTCGACGAGCTCTACGCTTTCATTTTTGTTAAACCGACGCTGGTGTTGTCGAAGGTATTCTCGGGACTCGACAAAAACTACATCGATAAATTCCTCGACGGCGTCGCCACGACGACTGTCGGGTTCTCGAAGCGTTTTGAATTTGTAGCCGATCGCACCATCGTCGACGGCCTGGTGAATGTGCTGGCGGGGTGGTGCTATGCCACAGGTCTCTCGCTCAAGAGCGTGCAGACTGGAAAGCTCCGTCAGTACGTGATGTTCATCGTGGTCGGAGCGGTGGCTGTGTTCGTCGTGATCAGCTTTTTCTGGAGCCCCAGCATCGCGGGTGTGACCGGAAAGTAG
- a CDS encoding NADH-quinone oxidoreductase subunit M, with protein MSDPSVLLLTAIVFLPALSAILIALLPSNKPDLIRFVTLGVTIAVLILTVLGLMDPLGWQASTKFDVAQAEMQSAFNVAWIPSFDIEYFMGMDGISFPLVMLTAFVSVLAMGASWSITKAVKGYCILFLLLETGMLGVFLALDFFLFYVFWEVMLLPMYFLIGVWGGPRKEYAAIKFFLYTLAGSVLMLVAILMLYFSSDLRVLSDEYLAGSPADRPIRWSEMKLGDSVNAKLGAAPYVASDSTTPSLLVFRRGAESTLPLTVKFAAGPSAAAYDQANSTVTITVPAETSTAKAAAEAVAAAGDSLKEVIAVRPTADDAPIAAGDSLEIAPYNPATPVHSFNLLALAAMGQHTTLFDGEILGQSLQWWAFILLFIGFIIKVPSVPFHTWLPDAHVEAPTPISMILAGVLLKMGGYGIIRICYPICPAGGYELMYLVCTLGVVSMVYGAFAALAQKDFKRMVAYSSVSHMGYVTLGLGVWSATAGNYYNADYWNMGVQGAMFQMIGHGVSSAGMFFMVGIIYDRVHHRNLEEFGGLFGKMPVYTAMAMGLFFAALGLPGLCGFPGEVFVVLSVWKFSMVLAVFSASVVILTAAYILWAMQRVYLGAEYKGPHGDHLHPTNLRENMIGFTLLVFAIIFGVFPYTVLQYMEKTITRQVNDLAAWTRDVKEKDLVPPATTEEPAATSQVIPTPAGVEEKASAEVAGG; from the coding sequence ATGTCCGATCCTTCAGTGCTGCTGCTCACCGCAATCGTGTTTCTGCCGGCTCTTTCGGCGATCCTGATTGCTTTGCTCCCCAGCAACAAGCCCGACCTCATCCGTTTCGTCACGCTCGGTGTCACCATTGCGGTGCTCATCCTGACCGTGCTCGGATTGATGGATCCGCTGGGGTGGCAGGCTTCGACAAAGTTCGATGTTGCTCAGGCCGAGATGCAAAGCGCGTTTAACGTCGCCTGGATCCCATCGTTCGACATCGAGTATTTCATGGGTATGGACGGCATCAGCTTTCCGCTGGTGATGCTCACTGCCTTTGTCAGCGTGCTGGCGATGGGAGCTAGTTGGTCGATCACCAAGGCCGTGAAGGGCTACTGCATTCTCTTCCTGCTGCTCGAAACCGGCATGCTCGGCGTGTTCCTCGCGCTCGACTTTTTCCTGTTCTACGTGTTCTGGGAAGTGATGCTCCTCCCGATGTACTTTCTCATCGGCGTCTGGGGTGGTCCTCGCAAGGAATACGCAGCTATCAAGTTTTTCCTCTACACTTTGGCTGGTAGCGTGCTGATGCTCGTCGCCATCCTGATGCTTTACTTCAGCAGCGATCTCCGGGTTCTGTCGGATGAATATCTGGCCGGTTCGCCCGCCGATCGTCCGATCCGCTGGTCCGAAATGAAACTGGGTGATTCGGTCAATGCAAAACTCGGTGCTGCTCCCTACGTCGCTTCCGACAGCACAACTCCTTCGCTGCTGGTGTTCCGTCGTGGTGCCGAAAGCACCTTGCCACTCACGGTGAAGTTTGCCGCTGGTCCTTCAGCCGCTGCTTACGACCAAGCCAACTCAACGGTCACCATCACGGTCCCCGCTGAGACCAGCACCGCCAAAGCTGCTGCCGAAGCAGTCGCCGCCGCTGGCGACTCGCTAAAGGAAGTGATCGCGGTCCGTCCCACGGCTGACGATGCCCCGATCGCGGCTGGTGATTCGCTTGAAATCGCCCCTTATAACCCAGCGACTCCGGTCCACTCGTTCAATTTGCTCGCCCTCGCCGCCATGGGGCAGCACACCACGCTGTTCGACGGCGAGATCCTCGGTCAGTCGTTGCAATGGTGGGCGTTCATCCTGCTGTTCATCGGCTTCATCATCAAAGTCCCCTCGGTACCGTTTCACACGTGGCTTCCTGATGCTCACGTGGAAGCTCCCACACCGATCTCGATGATCCTGGCTGGCGTGCTGCTGAAGATGGGTGGCTACGGCATCATTCGCATCTGCTACCCCATCTGTCCCGCTGGTGGCTACGAGCTCATGTATCTCGTCTGCACGCTCGGCGTCGTCAGCATGGTGTACGGCGCGTTCGCGGCCCTGGCCCAAAAAGACTTCAAGCGAATGGTGGCCTATTCGTCGGTCAGCCACATGGGCTACGTCACGCTTGGTCTGGGTGTTTGGTCGGCAACGGCTGGCAACTACTACAACGCCGACTACTGGAACATGGGTGTTCAAGGGGCGATGTTCCAGATGATTGGCCACGGCGTCAGCTCGGCCGGTATGTTCTTTATGGTCGGTATCATCTACGACCGCGTGCATCACCGTAACCTCGAAGAATTCGGTGGCCTGTTCGGCAAAATGCCGGTCTACACCGCGATGGCAATGGGGCTCTTCTTTGCTGCACTCGGTCTTCCCGGTCTCTGCGGATTCCCCGGCGAAGTGTTCGTCGTGTTGTCGGTGTGGAAGTTCAGCATGGTGCTGGCTGTGTTCTCGGCTAGTGTGGTGATCCTGACAGCCGCCTACATCCTGTGGGCGATGCAGCGGGTTTATCTTGGTGCCGAATACAAGGGTCCGCATGGCGACCACCTGCATCCCACAAACCTTCGCGAAAACATGATCGGCTTCACGCTGCTAGTGTTCGCGATCATCTTCGGTGTGTTTCCTTACACCGTGCTGCAGTACATGGAAAAGACGATCACGCGTCAGGTGAATGATTTGGCCGCCTGGACCCGCGATGTGAAAGAAAAAGATCTCGTTCCACCAGCTACGACCGAGGAACCAGCAGCCACTTCGCAAGTCATCCCCACTCCAGCTGGAGTCGAGGAAAAGGCTTCGGCCGAAGTTGCTGGTGGCTAG